Within bacterium, the genomic segment TCTGGTGGTCAACAACAGCGATTATGTATTGCCCGCACATTAGCCTTAGAGCCTGAGGTAATTTTATTAGACGAGCCCTGCTCAGGACTTGACCCAATCTCTACCGCTAAAATAGAAGAGGCACTCCATAAATTAAAAAAAGAATATACTATAGTTCTTGTAACAAACAATACAAAACAAGCGGCAAGGGTATCAGATAACACCGCATTCTTTTTAATGGGAAATTTGGTAGAATATGGTTTAACAGACCATATTTTTACTGTCCCTCAGGATAAAAGGACCGAAGATTATATCTCCGGAAGGTTTGGATAAAAATGACAGATAAAATTGAAATCACCAATCTATCATTTTATTATGGTAACTTTTTAGCATTAAAAAATGTCCAGATGAATATTAAAGAAAAGGCAGTTACGGCTTTAATCGGACCATCAGGCTGTGGGAAATCAACATTGCTTCGCACACTTAATCGAACAAATGAATTACTCGAAGGAACAAAGGTAGAGGGAAAGGTGCTAATTGACCAGCAGGATATTTATGCCCCTCAAACCGATATAATCCAATTGCGAAAAAAGGTAGGTATGGTTTTTCAACGGCCCAATTGTTTTCCGTTATCTATCTATGATAATGTGGCTTACGGACCAAAGGTTCATGGCATCAAGAAAAAGGTTGAATTAGACAGAATAGTAGAGAAAAGC encodes:
- the pstB gene encoding phosphate ABC transporter ATP-binding protein PstB; the encoded protein is MTDKIEITNLSFYYGNFLALKNVQMNIKEKAVTALIGPSGCGKSTLLRTLNRTNELLEGTKVEGKVLIDQQDIYAPQTDIIQLRKKVGMVFQRPNCFPLSIYDNVAYGPKVHGIKKKVELDRIVEKSLIATLLFDELKDKLKQSALSLSLEHQQRLCIARVLALGSEIILLDEPCSALDPITTLRIEELLADLKKDYTIVIVTHNMQQAARVSDYSGYMLLGELVEFDRTSKIFTNPQDRRTEDYITGRFG